CCTGGTGCTGTATGAACACAACCAGTACCTTGTTCTAGTGTAACATGATCCCCCAGGATAACTGGCGATTCACGATCGAAGAAAGGATGAGTAGTTACTAACCCCTCTAAAGCCTCACCTTCAATCTTTTCTACGATTTCATAGTCATCTATCTCTATAGTCTCCATCATATCATCTAATAACTCTTTTGCTACTACTAATAAATCTCCTTCAGCTTTAACTACTACATATTCAAAATCAGAATGAACTGTAATCGCCATATTTGATGGAATTGTCCACGGAGTAGTAGTCCAGATAACAACATAACTATTTTCAGCAGTTAATTCCGTGTTTCCAATAGTTATAGTATCTTTTACTGGAAACTTAACATAAATAGATGGAGCTCTAGCTTCCTCATACTCTACCTCCGCTTCTGCTAGTGCCGTATTACAATGAGAACACCAATAAACTGGCTTCATTCCTTTAGAAAGATAACCATTTTTAATTATTTCTCCAAAAACCTCAATCTGCTTAGCTTCATACTCTGGATTAAGTGTAACATACGGATTATCCCAGTCCCCCCAGGCACCTAAACGTTTAAACTGCTCGCGCTGACGGTCAATATATTTTAAAGCATAATCCTTACACTCTTCTCTCAATTCAGCTGTGCTTAATTCTTCTATCTCATCCCCTAATTCTTTAGTTATCTGATGCTCAATCGGCAAACCATGTGTATCCCAACCAGGAATATAAGGAGATTGATAGCCCTGCAAAGTCTTATATCTTGTCAAAATATCCTTTAAAACCTGATTAAGAGCATGACCAATATGGATATCTCCATTGGCATAAGGCGGGCCATCGTGAAGTATAAACTTTTCAGCTCCCTCTCGATTCTTAAGTGCTTGTTCATAAACTTTATTCTCTTTCCAATACTCTTGAAATTCTTCTTCTCGTTCAGACAAATTAGCTCGCATTGGAAACTCAGTTTGCGGTAAATTTAATGTTTCTTTATAATCCATTAACTTCTACACCTCCATTGAATAATAACATATTACTTTTAAACATAAAAAAACCTTACCCCAGTCAGGGGCAAGGTTTTACTTGCGGTACCACCCTAATTAGAGATACTAATTTAATTAAACAAATCAATATCTCCATCTCTAAACAGATAACGGCTGCTGCCGGTCGCCCCTACTAATTAGTTCAAGCCGACTACTAAGAGACGATCTTCAATAGTTTCTCAGGTATTAGGCTCTCACTATCCCCAACTCGCTGTAACCTTTAAATCTATTTACTCTTCTCTATCATAGTAGTTAAACATATAATTATTTTCAACTAAAAAGAAACCTGCTCTACTTAGTACCTCATTATAGTACAATATTTAATCCTCGTCAAGTTCCTCCATAATATTTTTCTTATTTAAATATGATCTAACATCTCTTCAACAATTCTATAAGAACGATTAGCAGCCTTCTCCATAAAAGTAGAATAATCAACATCTGCACTACCGTCAGCCTTATCAGACATAGATCTAATGATTACAAAAGGAAGATCATTCAAAAAACAGGCCTGTCCTACTGCAGCCCCTTCCATTTCAGCGCAATAACCACCAAAAGTCTCTTTTAGCCATTCTACTTTTTCGTCATCAGCAATAAATTGATCTCCTGACAGAACTCTACCGGTTACTACCTTAATGGTTGCTCCTTCTTCTATCAATTTTTCACCGGCGTCTTTAGCTAAAGAAATTAAAGTCTGGTCAGCTATAAATTTAGCCTTGTTCATTTCAGCAATTTCACCTAATTCATAGCCCATAACTGTAGAATTAACATCATGCTGAATAGTATCAGTAGAAATTACAATATCTCCTACATCTAACTTTTTATCTACTGCTCCAGCTACTCCAGTAAAAATTACTTTATCAACACTAAAATCATCAACTAAAATCTGAGTACAAACAGCAGCATTGACCTTTCCAATACCGCTTTTAACTAAAACCACTTCTTTTCCTTTTAACTTTCCCTGATAAAAGACCATTTGAGCTCGTTCGCTCTTTTTTTCCAAATCTAAATCAGATTTTAACAGTTCAATTTCTACATCCATAGCACCTATAATTCCAATCATCTCTTCATCACACTCCAAAACTTTTTAAGCAGTAACTGCTGACTTTACTTTAACTCCTTCTAAATTACCTAATTGTCCAGACATTGCACCTAACTGATCTGTCGTTCCATTAACAATTAATGAAATAACGCTAACTTCTTTTTCACGATATGGAATTCCCATTCTACCTACAATTATATCTCCAAACTCTCCCAATACTTCATTAACTTTATTGGCTATCCCTTTCCTCTCTTCTATTAAAATACCAACGACTGCTATTCTATCTTCCATTATAAGTTCCTCCTGCTTTAATCTTCTTTATCTTCCATAGCTGCTATATCATTTTGATCAAATTCTAAAGTAGATGTTTCATCACTAATATCATTCTCAAAACTAATATCATCTTCAAATTCATTCTTTAATTCATTAATATCTTTCTTTTCTAAATCATCTAACTGTTCAAGTTCTAACTCTTCTAAACCATCATTTTCATCTAACATAATCAGATAAGTTTTAAGCATTTTTTTGAATTTAGCTTCAAATAGTTCTCTACTCTCTATTAAGTTTTTATACTTTCTTCGTTCTTCTTCTAATTTCTCATTAGTTTGATTTACTATCTTTCTAGCCTTCATTTCTGCTTTATCCATTATTAACTCAGCTTGTGCTTTAGCCTGCTGTTTAATATTTGCTGCTTTCTGTTTAGCATTATTAACTATTGATTCCGCTCTTTGTTCAGCCGTACGCTGCTGCTTATCAGCTGTCTCTTTTACAGTATCAATTGTTCTATTTAGTGTTTCTTCTCTATCTTTATATTCTTGTAATCTTTTTTCTAAATCAGCCAGTCTATCCCTTAATTCTTCATTTTCTAAATATAATTTTTCATAACTTTCTGCTACTAAATCCAGAAATTCTTCTACTTCTTCGGAATTATAAGCCCAAACAGAAAAAGTTTTATTAAATTCTTTATTATAAATATCAAGTGGAGTTAATAATTCGTCCATTCTTCTTTTCACCTCTCTAACAAATTTAAGTATAGCGTTTTAAAACCAGCTTAATTCTATCCTTTTTAGATCTTCCTAATCTCTGATCTATTTCTACCCGACCACGGCCACGAATAGAAATAACATCATCTAAATCTACTGTTTGGGCCGGATCGTCTTCAACCTTCCAGTTCAACTTTACATTCCCAGCTTCAATCTCTCTAGACATCTTCGTTCGCGAAGTTGAAAAACCAGAACTAGCAACTGAATCCAATCGTAAAGATGCTACAGTACTTTTAATTTTTTTAACATGTTCTGGATCCACTTCCAACTTCTCAGCATCTATCTCATCAATTTCGACAGGTACATTATGAACTCGCTTTAAATTATACTTCAAATAATCTTTAATCTCTTTTGCTACAATCACTTGACACTTATCATTACTAACTATCAAATCTCCTACCACTTCTCGTTTAATTCCGATACCTAATATAGCTCCTAAAAAATCACGATGGCTTACAGATGCAAAATTAAAATTTCCGCTAATTTCGAAAATAGCTAATGGATTAGATACTATTTCTTTCATATAATAATCAGGCATTAAAGCAATCCGTTTCCGTTCAGATTGTTCAAAGCCGCCATATAACAGGTATTTTAAGTCATAAATTTGATCCAAAATTGAAGTTAATAATTCTCGCTGATAAGGATTTAAAAAATTAGTAAAGGTAGGTTCATGACTACGCAAAGCCTCTTTAGCTTTATCTAAAACTTTAGCTGCCGTTAATTCTTCCTGCTCATCCTTCTCTCTAATATAATTCAAAAACTTTTCCCTATTAAACAAAATCTACCCCTCCAAATTACCGTTGAAAATTAATATAATAAAAGCCTGCTTAAAATTCTAATCAAATTTCTATGAATAATATCTATAGCAATAAAAGCAATTAATGGAGAAAGATCAATTCCCATATTCCCTGTAGGCAACATCCTTCTAATTGGTGCCAATACCGGTTCCGTAACTTCATAAATAAACTCCATAATTTTTCTTACATTAGAATTATGCATAGGAGGACTTACCCAAGAAGAAATTACTCGGGCAATCAAAATCCAAGTATAAATAGTAAAAACCCAATCAATTAATCTAATTAAAGCAAACATCTATTTCACTCCTCAACAAAATTTATAACTCCTCTGCCTTTTCGGCTGATGCAGTTACAGCTTCAATTAAACCAGAACGAACTCCGGCTTTTTCTAGCCTATATAATGCTTCCGCAGTAGTTCCCCCCGGTGAAGTAACTTGATCTCGCAATACTGCTAAATGTTCATCACTTTCAGCAGCCAACTTAGCTGTTCCAGCCAAAGTCTGAATAGCTAAATCTTTGGCATCACTATGAGATAACCCCAGTTTAACGCCTCCGGCTGCTAAAGCTTCTAAAATCAAAGCCACATATGCTGGCCCACTTCCGCTTAAACCTGTTACAGCTGACATTAAATCTTCTTTCACTTTTATTACTGTTCCTATTGAACTCAATAAATCCTCAAGTTCTTTTCCAAACTCTGATCCCGCACAACTACCAAGAGAATAAGCCAAGGCCCCCTCTTGTACTAACGCTGGAGTATTAGGCATAATTCTAACTACTGGTAATTCAACCGGAATCATCTCTTCTAATTGATCCGTGCTTATTCCAGCAGCAATTGAGATTATCTTTTGCTCAGTAGTAAATAAATCAGCAATTTCTTCAACTACATTAACGATTACTTGCGGTTTAACAGCTAAGAAAATATAATCACTTTCTTCAACGGCTTTATAATTTTCAGCCACCATCTTAATTCCATATTTACTAACCATTTCTTCTCTACGCTCGTCTGAAATATCACTAGCAATAATTGATTCTCTGTCAATCTTATTACTTTCAATCAAACTACTGATTAATGCTTCTGCCATCGAACCTGCACCTATAAAACCTATTTTATGCATAGAAACTCCACCTCATTAATTATTAATACTCCCGTGGCCCAAAAATTGCTGAACCAATTCTAACAATAGTTGCTCCTTCTTCAATAGCTACCTCAAAATCATTAGTAATTCCCATTGATAGCTCCTGCATCTTTATATTAGGAATATCAGTTCTCTTAGCTTCATCAAATAAATCTTTTAAACGCTTAAAGTAAGGTCTTACCTTCTCGGAGTCCTCTACATAAGGTACCATAGTCATCAAACCCTTAACTTGTAGATTTTCAAACTCTGACACCTCTTTTAAATAATCAATAGTCTCTTCCGGTTTCAAACCAAACTTATTCTCATCACCAGCAACATTAATCTGAACTAGAACATCCATTACTCTATCTGCCATTCCAGCCCTCTTATTTATCTTTTTAGCCAGACGCATACTATCCATAGAATGGATTAAACTACATCGTTCCATTCTCATTATATACTTGACTTTATTCCGCTGCAAGTGACCTATCATATGCCAGTTAATCTCTTGGCTTATATTATCATACTTATCTCTAAGCTCTTGAACTCTATTCTCACCTAAATCAACTATACCTGCTTCTACTGCCTCTTGAATTTCTTCAATACTTCTCGTTTTCGTAACAGTAACTAATTTTATTTCATCACTATCTCTACCAGCTCTTTTAGCAGCCGTTTCAATTCGTTTCTGTACTTGATTTAAATTTTTCTTTATATCTGACATACCGTCACCTCCTCACTCTATTTATTTCGTGATATAGCTTTACTATCCTTCTTTTAAATTAAATATATAACCCAATCTTTTTATTAGCTCCTCATTATTAAATATTATTATATTAATATTGTTTTTAATAATATCATAAAAATAATTTTCTTTCATCCTAATTACTTTTCAGTAAAGATAAAAAATGTTACCATTATAATAGATTAACATATTTAAAATTCAAATATATAAAGGAGTTGAAATAAAAATCTTATGCTCAAACTGTTAAGCATTGGTTTAGGTGGATTTTTAGGAGCAATAGGACGCTACTTAATCGGCAATGGAGTTGAAAATTTTTTTAAAGGTAGTTTTCCCTATGGAACTTTAGCTGTTAATTTAATTGGCTGTTTTTTATTGGGATTCATTTTTACTCTAACACTAGAAAGACAGATAATTAACCCTATTGTACGTGCTGCTATAACAACTGGATTTCTAGGAGCCTTAACTACTTTTTCTACTTTCAGTTATGAAACCCTGTCATTACTAAACGGAGGCTGCTTAATTTTAGCTTTAAGCAATATTCTATTTAATATTATTCCTGGATTAATAATCTGCTGGGTAGGTATAACCCTAGCTAATTTAATCTAATTAATAACTCCTATCCATTTAAATAGATAGGAGTTATACTCTCTATAAAATTGAAGCAGCTAATTCCGCTAATTCTGAACGTTCTCCTTTACGTAATGTAATATGTCCAGCAATCTTTTGATCTTTGAATTTCTCAGCTAAATAAGTTAACCCATTACTATTACTGTCAAGATAAGGATTATCGATTTGATATGGATCTCCAGTTAATATAATCTTAGTATCTTCTCCTACTCTAGTAATTATTGTCTTAATCTCATGTGGCGTAAGATTTTGAGCTTCATCAACTACAATAAATTGCTGCGGAATACTCCTACCTCGAATATAAGTTAAAGCTTCCATCTCAATTAAGTTCATTTCCTGCAAGTTTCGAATCATATCATCAGCACCGCCGTCTTTACTATTAACCAAAAGTTCCATATTATCAAAAATCGGCTGCATCCAAGGACGCAATTTTTCATCTTTATCTCCTGGTAAATAGCCTAAATCATTACCCATCGGTACAATAGGTCGAGTAACCAATAATCGGTTAAAATCTTTCAGTTCTACTACCTTTTCTAAACCTACTGCTAGGGCAAGCAACGTCTTACCAGTTCCAGCTTTACCTACTAAAGTAATTAATTTAATTTCATCATTCAATAACATATCAAAAGCACACTGCTGTTCTTTATTACGCGGTTTTATTCCCCAAGTTTCTATTCCTTGAAAAATTAATGGCCGTAACAAATCTTTTTTAGCATCATATCTACATAAAGCCGTCTGTGAACCGCCTAAATTATCCTCTAATAATACAAATTGATTAGGATAAAAATCATGATCAAGCTCCAACTCTTCTTCAGAATAAAATTGATCTATTAAATCAGGATCTACTTTTAAAGTGGATAAACCAGAGTATAATTCTTCAATATCTACTTTGTTGGTTTCGTAATCTTCAGCTTTAATCCCTAAAGCATCAGATTTAACCCGCATATTTATATCCTTAGTCACTAATATAACTGGTTTATCTATCTCTTCATCTTCATTAAGTCCAATAGCAGTAGCTAAAATTCTATTATCAGCCTTCTCTTCACTTAGACTTATAGGAAGCTTATTAATCACCTGATGATTCAATTCAACTCTTAGAGTACCACCTCGTTCTAATTCAACTCCTTTATAAAGCTCCCCTTTTTTGCGTAAATCATCTAAATAACGTGATACCTGTCTAGCACTTCTCCCAATAGAATCTTGGCGTTTCTTCTGTGAATCTATCTCTTCAATTACTACAATAGGGATAATTATATCATTATCATCAAAAGCAAAAATAGCATTTGGATCATGGAGTAATACATTAGTATCTAATACATAAATCTTTTTCATTTAAACATCCTCCCATTCTATTCTGGATTTCTAAGGATCTTAACCCCTATCTCTACCCCCTTAATTACTGCTCGATTTCGATTTTTTCCTACAATTTTTACTTCTTTGAATGATGTTTGCTGGTTTTTAACTACCATTACTCCGGTCTTTTCTTTTTTATTTATTAAAGCAGTAACCGGAACAACAATACCATTATATGACGATCTTATCAGATTTACTTCCACTTTTCTTAATTTCATAAATTTGGAAATGAATCGCTTAACATTTAACACCAACAAATCTTTTTTACGACTATGAAGAATTCTATCAATCTGAGCTGCATATCTATCTTCTGTTTTCTGCGGTAATTCAAACTCTATCTTCATACCAGACTCAAACAGTGAACTCTTATCTTTAGAAATCGGAACTACCAAATAAAGCAAAAAGTTATTAACTATTTTAAAAATTGGTCGTCCATTATTTACTTTAATACCATTATTTATCGAATACCCCTTATATCCTAACTTTTGAAACTGTTTATAAGTTAGCTGGTCTAATATTTCAGGTTTTAAAGTAGACTCTAGCCCATCACTATGGTAGCTAACAAGACCGCTATGGCGGCTATACAAATTACATTTTTTACGGTTATGCTTGATTTGAGCTACTAAAGTACTAGCCTGTACTCGAGTTCCTGCTTTTACTTTTAAATCAAGTTTCCCAGATATGGGAGCTATTGTTACTGATTCATCCCTAACAAATAATCCTCTAGTTTGAAACTCATCTGTAACCTCGCCATACTTTGTTAAAATTGTTCTGTCTGTAGCATGAATAAATAAATTAAATATAATAGATAAACCTATAATAGATACAATAATGATAACTAAAATATGAGTCAAATTAAATTTTTTCTCTTTTGTTGAACTTTTCTGTTTTACCTTATTTCTATTGCTTTTCCCTCTCGTCACATATATCATCCTCTATGTATTACTAAATTACATTTATAATATTTCTATACAAAGAAAATGAATCCTTTATTTCAAACAACAAACCTCCCAGTTAATTTCAGGGAGGTTCTCTCAGATTATGATATTAAGTTATAAATCTTTCCTTTCTCCAGTTACCATATAAATAATTCGTTCACAGATATTAGTAGCATGATCAGCAATTCGCTCTAAATATCTGCCTACAAACATTAAACGAGTAGCCTGACTAATAGTCGAAGCATCTTCCATCATATAAGTTAATAATTCACGTAATATTTGTTCGTTAATCCGATCTACTTCTTCATCCATTTCAGCTACTTCATAAGCTTTATCTACATCCTGATTAACAAAGGCATCCAGACATTCTCTTACCATGTCCTGAGCAATTCGGGTCATATGAGGAATATCAACTAATGGTTTAATTAAAGTTTCTTCAGCTATTTCAGTAGTAATCCGAGCAATATTATAAGCAAGGTCTCCCATTCTCTCCAAATCAGTAATAATCTTTGAAATCATACCGATAGTTCTCAAATCTCTTGCTACTGGCTGCTGAAGGGCAATTAATTTAATACATTTTTTTTCGATATCAACTTCAAAGTCATCAATTCTATCATCATTGTTCATTACTTCTTCAGCTAATTCTACATCCTTTTCTGCTAAAGAAGTCACCGCTTTATGAATTGCTTCTTCTACCATACTCCCCATCTTCAAAAGTTCCTGGTTTAAGTCTTCTAACTCTTGATTAAAACTGGATCTTACCATCTTTTTCACTCCTCTTTATTAGAGTTAATTAACCAAATCGTCCAGTAATATAGTCCTCAGTTCGTTGATCTTCTGGTCTTTCGAATATCTTTTCTGTCGGTCCAGTTTCTACTATCTCTCCTGTTAAAAAGAAAGCCGTGTGATCAGAAATTCTTGCTGCCTGCTGCATACTGTGAGTTACAATTACTACTGTGTAATTTTCCTTTAACTCTTCAACTAATTCTTCAATCTTAGCTGTTGCTACTGGATCTAAAGCTGAAGTAGGCTCATCCATCAATAATATATCAGGGTTAACTGCTAATGCCCGGGCAATACATAACCGCTGCTGTTGCCCTCCTGAAATTCCAATTGCAGACTGATCAAGTCTATCATTAACTTCATCCCATAACGCAGCCCGCTTTAAACTTTCTTCTACTATTCTATCCAATTCAGCATTGGCTTTAATACCGTGAGCTCTAGGTCCGTAAGCTACATTATCATAAATTGACTTTGGAAAAGGATTAGGCTCCTGAAAAACCATCCCTACTTTTTTACGAAGACTAACTACATCTAGATCATCTTGGTATATATCTTCACCATCAATTAGAACATCTCCTTCTACCGTCGTCCCTTCAATTAAATCATTCATTCGATTTAAAGTTCTTAAAAAGGTTGACTTTCCACAACCAGACGGTCCAATCAAAGCAGTTACTTGATTTTCTGGAACTGTTAAGGATACATCTTCTAATGCTTGAAAATCATCATAATAAAAATCTACTTCTTCAACTACAATCTTTTCTAAATTATTATCCATTTCATTAGCCATTCCTTCTTTCCCCCTCTACATTAAATAAGACTATTCTTTCTTTTTACGCAACCAGAATCTTAGCAAGATAGCAATTAAATTCATAAATAAAACCAATATAATTAATACTAAAGCAGTACCATAGGCTAAAGGTTTTACCTTGGCTATATCATGATGTTGAGTAGCCATGATATACAGATGGTAAGGTAGAGCCATAAACTGTCTTGAAAGCATCTCTGTTAGCTCATTTGGTAAGAATGGTAAAGAGAAAGCTGCACCAGTAAATAATATAGGGGCTGTCTCACCTGCTGCTCTAGCTAAACCTAAAATTGTTCCTGTCAATATTCCTGGAATAGCATGAGGTAATACATTAGTACGAATACTATACCATTTAGAAGCTCCTAATGCTAATGCTCCTCGACGATAAGAATCAGGTACTGATTTAAGAGCCTCTTCACTGGCAGTAATAGTTACTGGCAGTGTCATTAACCCTAAAGTTAACCCAGCAGACAAAACTGAAGTACCCAAGCCTAAAATATTAACAAAAAAGGCCAAGCCAAAAAGCCCATAAACTATAGAAGGCACCCCTGCTAAATTTCGAATAGCCATTCTGATTAATCTAGTTATTTTTCCTTGATTAGCATATTCATTTAAATAAATAGCTGCAAAAACACCTAAAGGAACCGCTACAACAGCAGTAATCAAAGTCACTAAAGAGGTTCCCACAATAGCTGGCCAAATACCGCCTGCTGTCATTCCATCCTTGGGAGCTTTAGTAATAAATCCCCAATCTATAACTCCAATTCCTTTGCTGATAATATCGTACAAAATAATACCTAAAATTAAAATAATTACTAATACTGATAACCTTAAAATCCCAAATCCTATCTTCTGCTTTAAATCATCAATTTTCATTATTGACCCTCCCCGTACTTATGAAGAACTATATCGGAGATTAAATTAACAATAAAAGTCATTATGAATAAAACTAGTCCAATAGCAAATAATGAATAATAATGGGGGGTATTATAAGGTACCTCTCCTAACTCTACTGCAATAGTAGCAGTCATAGTCCTTACAGAATCGAAAATACTGGCTGGAAATGCAGGAGCATTACCAGTTGCCATCAAAACTGCCATTGTTTCACCGATAGCTCGTCCCATTCCTAACATAATTGCTGCTATTATTCCTGATAAAGCCGCCGGAATAGTAACTTTAACTAATGTATGCCATCTGTTAGTACCTAAAGCCAATGAGGCTTCTTTATATTTTTCTGGTACTGCTGAAATTGCATCTTCTGAAATACTAATAATCGTTGGTAAAGCCATAATTCCTAACAAAATAGAACCATTAATAGCATTTAGACCATTACTTAGGTTAAATACTTTTGCAATCATAGGTCCTACTAATACTATTCCTAAAAATCCGATCACTACCGACGGAATCCCGGCTAAAATCTCGATTACTGGCTTTAAAACTTCTCTAACTTTAGGATTAGCTACCTCAGCTAAATAAGCAGCACAAGCAATCCCTAACGGAACAGAAAAAATCAAGGAACCGATAGTTACCAGCAAAGTACTTACTATTAAACTAAGAATTCCATAACTAGGTTCCGAATAAGAAGCTGGATTCCAACGAGTCGAAGTCAAAAACTCCTTTAGACTAACCTCGTTAAATGTAGGTAATCCCTCGCTTAATAGTAAATAAAAGATTCCGATTAAAATAATAATAGCTAAAATTCCATTACTAAAAAAGAATAATTCAATCCCCTTTTCTTTCAGTCTAGATAAATTCCCTTTCCTCTTCACTTAAACCCCTCCTGTTAAAATTAACCAGAATACAACTGGAAATTCTTCCCGAATCTCCAGTTGTATGATAATTTATGTTCTATTATTTACTTAAATTTTTCTGATTAAGCTTTTGAAATTTAGGACTTACAGGATAGAAGCCTTCTTCAACTGCTATCTTCTGCCCCTTTTCACTTAATTCATACTTAATAAAGTCTAATACAAGTCCTGTTGGCTGACCATTTGTATATTGATTTAGTGGTCTAGCCAATGGATAGGCTCCCGTTTTTACATTCTCTGGCTTAAGAGGGCTGGCTGCCTTTGATTCAGCATCTTTAGCTACATTTAAAACATTCAATCCATTTACAACTTTACCATCCTTCACAACATAACCTATTCCAACATACCCAATTCCAGCTTTATCTTCTTTAACTGATTCAACAATTTGGGCATTACC
The Sporohalobacter salinus DNA segment above includes these coding regions:
- the pstC gene encoding phosphate ABC transporter permease subunit PstC encodes the protein MKRKGNLSRLKEKGIELFFFSNGILAIIILIGIFYLLLSEGLPTFNEVSLKEFLTSTRWNPASYSEPSYGILSLIVSTLLVTIGSLIFSVPLGIACAAYLAEVANPKVREVLKPVIEILAGIPSVVIGFLGIVLVGPMIAKVFNLSNGLNAINGSILLGIMALPTIISISEDAISAVPEKYKEASLALGTNRWHTLVKVTIPAALSGIIAAIMLGMGRAIGETMAVLMATGNAPAFPASIFDSVRTMTATIAVELGEVPYNTPHYYSLFAIGLVLFIMTFIVNLISDIVLHKYGEGQ
- the pstA gene encoding phosphate ABC transporter permease PstA; translated protein: MKIDDLKQKIGFGILRLSVLVIILILGIILYDIISKGIGVIDWGFITKAPKDGMTAGGIWPAIVGTSLVTLITAVVAVPLGVFAAIYLNEYANQGKITRLIRMAIRNLAGVPSIVYGLFGLAFFVNILGLGTSVLSAGLTLGLMTLPVTITASEEALKSVPDSYRRGALALGASKWYSIRTNVLPHAIPGILTGTILGLARAAGETAPILFTGAAFSLPFLPNELTEMLSRQFMALPYHLYIMATQHHDIAKVKPLAYGTALVLIILVLFMNLIAILLRFWLRKKKE